A part of Candidatus Electrothrix aestuarii genomic DNA contains:
- a CDS encoding DUF296 domain-containing protein — protein MEYRTGSIGRVLTIRFDHGEDFLTGLREVILWEKIHSAWFQVIGALDKAGVVIGPKEPVIPPDPIWQDVDGVSELVGCGSVHMDGEEPKIHMHGVLGEHGKTLTGCIRRDSRVYLVLEVVVFELLGINAARPWDEAVGISRLIFH, from the coding sequence ATGGAGTATAGAACTGGGTCTATCGGTCGGGTTTTGACCATTCGTTTTGACCACGGAGAAGATTTTCTGACAGGGCTTAGGGAGGTCATCCTCTGGGAAAAGATCCATAGCGCTTGGTTTCAGGTGATTGGTGCCCTGGATAAGGCTGGCGTGGTGATCGGTCCCAAAGAACCCGTCATCCCACCAGACCCGATTTGGCAGGATGTGGATGGTGTAAGCGAGCTTGTCGGTTGCGGATCTGTGCATATGGATGGTGAGGAGCCAAAGATCCATATGCACGGGGTCTTAGGCGAGCACGGTAAAACGCTTACTGGCTGTATTCGGAGGGATAGTCGGGTTTACCTCGTGCTTGAGGTCGTTGTTTTTGAGTTATTGGGAATCAATGCAGCTCGTCCCTGGGATGAAGCTGTGGGAATCAGTCGCCTGATTTTTCATTAG
- the nikR gene encoding nickel-responsive transcriptional regulator NikR, whose amino-acid sequence MLKRFSVSLEEHLLDQFDDYISRHRYSNRSEAIRDLIRNKLVNEKWQQDSEVVGVVTLVYDHHQAQLQERITEIQHDYYRLITSTTHVHMDHHNCLEVTIVKGNAFAVQELAENMIALRGVKSGNLTMSSTGGDLH is encoded by the coding sequence ATGTTAAAAAGATTTTCAGTGTCACTAGAGGAGCATCTCCTGGATCAATTTGATGATTACATCAGCAGGCACCGCTATTCCAACCGTTCAGAAGCCATTCGTGATCTGATTAGGAATAAACTGGTGAACGAAAAATGGCAACAGGACAGCGAGGTCGTGGGTGTTGTAACCTTGGTATATGATCATCATCAGGCCCAGTTGCAAGAGCGAATTACAGAGATTCAGCATGATTATTATCGTTTAATTACCTCGACCACCCATGTGCATATGGACCATCATAATTGTCTGGAGGTGACCATTGTCAAGGGAAACGCCTTTGCTGTCCAGGAGCTGGCAGAGAATATGATCGCTTTGCGGGGAGTAAAAAGCGGCAACCTGACAATGTCCAGCACGGGCGGAGACTTGCATTAA